A region from the Aeromicrobium choanae genome encodes:
- a CDS encoding NADP-dependent isocitrate dehydrogenase, translating into MTDSTIIYTHTDEAPALATYSFLPIIEAYASKAGVEVETRDISLAGRVIAAVSDLLPEDQRAADALAELGELAKRPEANIIKLPNVSASVPQLKAVIAELREQGYDLPDYPEDPQTDEERDVRARYDKVKGSAVNPVLREGNSDRRAPASVKNYAKSHPHSMGAWSSDSKTKVATMGVDDFRSNEKSVTLEADDTLRVELVGDDGSTTVLRESIPVLAGEIVDATNINVAALREFLTAQIAQAKADDVLFSVHLKATMMKVSDPIIFGHVVRAFFPKTFAQYGADLAAAGLSPNDGLGGILAGIESLSNAAEIKASFDAELADGPALAMVDSDKGITNLHVPSDVIVDASMPAMIRTSGHMWGPDGQEADTLAVIPDSSYAGVYQVVIDDCKANGAFDPSTMGSVPNVGLMAQKAEEYGSHDKTFEIPATGTVRVLSSAGAVLLEHTVAQGDIWRACQTKDVPIRDWVKLAVNRARASGDPAVFWLDADRAHDAQLIAKVQQYLGEHDTEGLDIRIMSPVEATQLSVERLRQGLDTISVTGNVLRDYNTDLFPILELGTSAKMLSVVPLINGGGLFETGAGGSAPKHVQQLVKENYLRWDSLGEFFALVPSLEQYATATGNTKAQVLADALDRATASFLEHDRSPGRKLGTIDNRGSHFYLALYWAQELAQQSEDSELAGAFAPLAQKLSDAEQTIVDELLAVQGQPADLGGYYQPDPQKAAKIMRPSTTFNEALASF; encoded by the coding sequence GTGACGGACTCGACGATCATCTACACGCACACCGACGAGGCTCCTGCCCTCGCGACCTACTCCTTCCTCCCGATCATCGAGGCGTACGCCTCGAAGGCCGGCGTGGAGGTCGAGACCCGGGACATCTCGCTGGCCGGCCGCGTCATCGCGGCGGTCAGCGACCTGCTCCCCGAGGACCAGCGCGCGGCGGACGCCCTCGCCGAGCTGGGCGAGCTCGCGAAGCGGCCCGAGGCCAACATCATCAAGTTGCCCAACGTCTCGGCGTCGGTGCCGCAGCTCAAGGCGGTCATCGCCGAGCTGCGCGAGCAGGGCTACGACCTGCCCGACTACCCCGAGGACCCGCAGACCGACGAGGAGCGCGACGTCCGCGCCCGCTACGACAAGGTCAAGGGCTCCGCGGTCAACCCGGTGCTGCGCGAGGGCAACTCCGACCGCCGCGCGCCCGCGTCGGTGAAGAACTACGCCAAGAGCCATCCCCACTCGATGGGCGCCTGGAGCAGCGACTCGAAGACCAAGGTCGCCACGATGGGCGTCGACGACTTCCGCTCCAACGAGAAGTCGGTGACCCTCGAGGCCGACGACACCCTGCGCGTCGAGCTGGTCGGCGACGACGGCTCCACCACCGTGCTGCGCGAGTCGATCCCGGTCCTGGCCGGCGAGATCGTCGACGCGACGAACATCAACGTGGCGGCGCTGCGCGAGTTCCTGACGGCCCAGATCGCCCAGGCCAAGGCCGATGACGTGCTCTTCTCGGTGCACCTCAAGGCCACGATGATGAAGGTCTCCGACCCGATCATCTTCGGCCACGTGGTCCGCGCCTTCTTCCCGAAGACGTTCGCCCAGTACGGCGCCGACCTCGCCGCCGCGGGCCTGAGCCCCAACGACGGCCTGGGTGGCATCCTCGCCGGCATCGAGTCGCTGTCGAACGCCGCCGAGATCAAGGCCTCGTTCGACGCCGAGCTGGCCGACGGCCCGGCGCTGGCGATGGTCGACTCCGACAAGGGCATCACCAACCTGCACGTCCCGAGCGACGTCATCGTCGACGCCTCGATGCCGGCCATGATCCGCACGTCGGGCCACATGTGGGGCCCGGACGGCCAGGAGGCCGACACCCTCGCGGTGATCCCCGACAGCTCCTACGCCGGCGTCTACCAGGTCGTCATCGACGACTGCAAGGCCAACGGCGCGTTCGACCCGTCCACGATGGGCTCGGTGCCGAACGTCGGCCTGATGGCCCAGAAGGCCGAGGAGTACGGCTCGCACGACAAGACGTTCGAGATCCCCGCCACGGGCACCGTGCGCGTCCTGAGCTCCGCCGGCGCCGTGCTCCTCGAGCACACGGTGGCCCAGGGTGACATCTGGCGCGCCTGCCAGACCAAGGACGTGCCGATCCGCGACTGGGTCAAGCTGGCCGTCAACCGCGCCCGCGCCAGCGGCGACCCGGCCGTGTTCTGGCTCGACGCCGACCGCGCCCACGACGCCCAGCTGATCGCGAAGGTGCAGCAGTACCTCGGCGAGCACGACACCGAGGGCCTGGACATCCGGATCATGTCGCCGGTCGAGGCCACGCAGCTGTCGGTCGAGCGCCTGCGTCAGGGCCTGGACACGATCTCGGTCACCGGCAACGTGCTGCGTGACTACAACACCGATCTGTTCCCGATCCTCGAGCTCGGCACCAGCGCCAAGATGCTGTCGGTGGTCCCGCTGATCAACGGCGGCGGCCTGTTCGAGACCGGCGCCGGCGGCTCGGCGCCCAAGCACGTGCAGCAGCTCGTCAAGGAGAACTACCTGCGCTGGGACTCGCTCGGCGAGTTCTTCGCGCTGGTCCCCAGCCTCGAGCAGTACGCCACCGCCACGGGCAACACGAAGGCTCAGGTCCTCGCCGACGCCCTCGACCGCGCCACGGCCAGCTTCCTCGAGCACGACCGCTCGCCGGGCCGCAAGCTCGGCACGATCGACAACCGCGGCAGCCACTTCTACCTGGCCCTCTACTGGGCACAGGAGCTGGCGCAGCAGTCCGAGGACTCCGAGCTCGCCGGGGCGTTCGCGCCGCTGGCGCAGAAGCTGTCGGACGCCGAGCAGACGATCGTCGACGAGCTGCTCGCGGTTCAGGGCCAGCCCGCCGACCTGGGCGGCTACTACCAGCCCGATCCGCAGAAGGCCGCGAAGATCATGCGTCCGAGCACGACGTTCAACGAGGCGCTCGCCTCCTTCTGA
- a CDS encoding DHA2 family efflux MFS transporter permease subunit, translating to MVIGFFMILVDSTIVSVATPAIRDDLQTDYNSVIWVTSAYLLAYAVPLLITGRLGDRFGPKRVYLVGLTVFTLSSLWCGLTGSVEALIVARVFQGLGASMMTPQTMAVITRTFPADSRGRAMALWGATAGVATLVGPVLGGILVDTAGWEWIFFINVPVGIVGFVLALRLVPTLETHTHSFDWIGVALSAVAMFLIVFGIQEGEEYDWGTIEGWVSVPLLIAAGLLVLAVFVWWQSRNRREPLVPLSLFRDRNFSVSNVAISTVSFSVTAMAFPFMLWTQTVLGYDATQSGLLFVPMAVVTAAMAPIVGRMSDRLPPRRLASVGFGTSALAMLGTAWVIAPDTPLWQLLVLNAVLGFGNAFLWAPLASTATRNLPMSSAGAGSGVYNATRQVGAVLGSAAIAAAITSRLAVHLPEAGETASRGTGGQSLPEQLAGPFSEAMAESILVPALAFALGLAVVQFFAPSSHERTSQH from the coding sequence ATGGTCATCGGCTTCTTCATGATCCTGGTCGACTCGACCATCGTCTCGGTGGCCACGCCGGCCATCCGCGACGACCTGCAGACGGACTACAACTCGGTCATCTGGGTCACCAGCGCCTACCTGCTGGCCTACGCGGTGCCGCTGCTGATCACCGGCCGCCTCGGCGACCGCTTCGGACCGAAGCGCGTCTACCTCGTGGGCCTGACGGTCTTCACCCTGTCCTCCCTCTGGTGCGGTCTGACCGGCTCGGTCGAGGCACTCATCGTCGCCCGGGTCTTCCAGGGCCTCGGCGCATCGATGATGACGCCGCAGACGATGGCCGTCATCACCCGCACGTTCCCGGCGGACAGTCGCGGCCGCGCGATGGCCCTGTGGGGCGCCACCGCCGGCGTCGCGACCCTCGTCGGTCCGGTCCTGGGCGGCATCCTCGTCGACACCGCCGGCTGGGAGTGGATCTTCTTCATCAACGTCCCGGTGGGCATCGTGGGATTCGTGCTGGCGCTGCGCCTCGTGCCGACCCTGGAGACCCACACCCACAGCTTCGACTGGATCGGCGTGGCGCTGAGCGCCGTCGCGATGTTCCTCATCGTGTTCGGCATCCAGGAGGGCGAGGAGTACGACTGGGGCACCATCGAGGGGTGGGTCTCGGTCCCGCTGCTGATCGCGGCCGGCCTGCTCGTGCTGGCGGTGTTCGTGTGGTGGCAGTCCCGGAACCGGCGCGAGCCCCTCGTGCCGCTCAGCCTCTTCCGCGACCGGAACTTCTCGGTGTCCAACGTCGCCATCTCCACCGTCTCCTTCTCGGTGACGGCGATGGCGTTCCCGTTCATGCTGTGGACCCAGACCGTGCTCGGCTACGACGCGACCCAGTCCGGTCTGCTGTTCGTGCCGATGGCGGTCGTCACCGCGGCCATGGCCCCGATCGTGGGTCGGATGAGCGACCGGCTGCCGCCGCGCCGCCTCGCCTCGGTCGGCTTCGGCACCTCGGCACTCGCGATGCTGGGCACCGCGTGGGTCATCGCCCCCGACACTCCCCTGTGGCAGCTGCTCGTCCTCAACGCCGTGCTGGGCTTCGGCAACGCGTTCCTGTGGGCGCCGCTGGCGTCCACCGCCACGCGCAACCTGCCGATGTCCTCGGCCGGCGCCGGGTCGGGCGTCTACAACGCCACCCGCCAGGTGGGCGCCGTGCTGGGCTCGGCGGCGATCGCCGCCGCGATCACGAGCCGGCTCGCCGTGCACCTGCCCGAGGCGGGTGAGACCGCGTCACGCGGCACCGGCGGCCAGAGCCTGCCCGAGCAGCTGGCGGGACCGTTCTCCGAGGCGATGGCGGAGTCGATCCTGGTACCGGCCCTGGCGTTCGCCCTCGGCCTCGCCGTCGTGCAGTTCTTCGCACCGTCGAGCCACGAGCGCACCTCGCAGCACTGA
- a CDS encoding GNAT family N-acetyltransferase, producing MSATTWPLNVPVITDGLVTLRAHTPADIDRALQMAHDHAMVRWTGVPTPHSRAMSEQFALEVVPKNWNQGTAMCWAIEFEGRYAGNVDIRGKDPLADIGFALHPDCRGQGVMTAAVRLAVDHAFVEAGKEAIQWTAHVGNVGSLRVAHACGFRLHGTEPDRLFERGRILDAWTGSIRFGDVPAPRTTWLESTLATERLRLRPLVESDVPRITEACAHPSTRLYLSHMPDPYTVEDTRRFLYAAWWNAAIDKRQTWAITEPGDGRLLGTISVMDLDGPAEHNGELGYWMHPDARGRGLMTEAARAVVEHAFDPEELDLDRLSIVAGEGNTASLRIAESLGFSHYGTEHRTARLADGTVTDHHLYERLR from the coding sequence GTGAGCGCGACCACCTGGCCCCTGAACGTCCCCGTCATCACCGACGGGCTCGTCACCCTGCGCGCGCACACCCCCGCCGACATCGACCGCGCGCTGCAGATGGCGCACGATCACGCGATGGTGCGCTGGACCGGGGTCCCCACGCCCCACTCGCGCGCCATGAGCGAGCAGTTCGCACTCGAGGTCGTCCCGAAGAACTGGAACCAGGGCACCGCGATGTGCTGGGCCATCGAGTTCGAGGGCCGCTACGCCGGCAACGTCGACATCCGCGGCAAGGACCCGCTCGCCGACATCGGCTTCGCGCTCCACCCCGACTGCCGAGGGCAGGGCGTCATGACCGCCGCGGTGCGCCTGGCGGTGGACCACGCGTTCGTCGAGGCGGGCAAGGAGGCCATCCAGTGGACCGCCCACGTCGGCAACGTCGGCAGCCTCCGCGTCGCCCACGCCTGCGGCTTCCGTCTCCACGGCACCGAGCCCGACCGCCTGTTCGAGCGCGGCCGCATCCTCGACGCCTGGACCGGATCGATCCGCTTCGGTGACGTACCGGCCCCGCGCACCACGTGGCTCGAGTCGACCCTGGCCACCGAGCGGCTGCGCCTGCGGCCGCTCGTGGAGTCCGACGTCCCCCGGATCACGGAGGCCTGCGCTCACCCCAGCACGCGCCTGTACCTCTCGCACATGCCCGACCCCTACACGGTGGAGGACACCCGCCGGTTCCTGTACGCGGCATGGTGGAACGCCGCGATCGACAAGCGACAGACCTGGGCGATCACCGAGCCCGGGGACGGCCGGCTGCTCGGCACGATCTCGGTGATGGACCTCGACGGCCCGGCCGAGCACAACGGCGAGCTCGGCTACTGGATGCACCCCGACGCCCGCGGGCGCGGGCTGATGACCGAGGCGGCGCGCGCCGTCGTGGAGCACGCCTTCGACCCCGAGGAGCTCGACCTCGACCGGCTCTCGATCGTCGCCGGCGAGGGCAACACCGCCAGCCTGCGCATCGCCGAGTCGCTGGGCTTCTCCCACTACGGCACCGAGCACCGCACCGCCCGCCTGGCCGACGGCACCGTCACCGACCACCACCTCTACGAGCGGCTGCGCTGA
- a CDS encoding prephenate dehydratase has product MTRIAYQGEPGSNSHLVIDLHHPDAEAVPCASFEDAFAAVSSGHCDLAMIPIDNSLAGRVADIHHFLPTSGLHIVGEHFLPIKFALMGTPGTTLETIRTVHSHVHALGQCRRIIRDHGWTPLISGDTAGAAREIAEANDVTAAAIAPPLAAGIYGLDLLAADIEDEEHNTTRFVLLSREDRRAPAGNGPVVTSFIFNVRNLPAALYKALGGFATNGINMTKLESYMVDGEFTATMFLAEVDGHPDDIGLARALEELRFFTTEIKILGVYPASPFRDAHR; this is encoded by the coding sequence GTGACGCGCATTGCCTACCAGGGGGAGCCCGGCTCGAACTCCCACCTGGTCATCGACCTGCACCACCCCGACGCCGAGGCGGTGCCGTGCGCCTCCTTCGAGGACGCCTTCGCGGCCGTCAGCTCGGGCCACTGCGACCTGGCCATGATCCCGATCGACAACTCGCTGGCCGGTCGTGTCGCGGACATCCACCACTTCCTGCCCACCAGCGGGCTGCACATCGTGGGCGAGCACTTCCTGCCGATCAAGTTCGCCCTGATGGGCACGCCGGGCACGACCCTGGAGACCATCAGGACCGTGCACAGCCACGTGCACGCGCTGGGGCAGTGCCGCCGGATCATCCGCGACCACGGCTGGACCCCGCTCATCTCGGGCGACACCGCGGGCGCCGCTCGCGAGATCGCCGAGGCGAACGACGTCACCGCCGCAGCCATCGCCCCTCCCCTGGCCGCCGGGATCTACGGGCTCGACCTGCTCGCAGCCGACATCGAGGACGAGGAGCACAACACCACGCGCTTCGTCCTGCTGTCGCGCGAGGACCGGCGCGCGCCGGCCGGCAACGGGCCCGTCGTCACGAGCTTCATCTTCAACGTGCGCAACCTGCCCGCCGCGCTCTACAAGGCGCTGGGCGGCTTCGCGACCAACGGCATCAACATGACCAAGCTCGAGAGCTACATGGTCGACGGCGAGTTCACCGCCACGATGTTCCTCGCGGAGGTCGACGGCCACCCCGATGACATCGGCCTCGCCCGCGCCCTGGAGGAGCTGCGCTTCTTCACCACCGAGATCAAGATCCTCGGCGTCTACCCGGCCAGCCCGTTCCGCGACGCCCACCGGTGA
- a CDS encoding DUF559 domain-containing protein — translation MLDVLTTARAVALHGRSVVRQRIRARAWQQPMRGVVVTHNGPLTPDQLERAWLAASPSRSALGGLTAARRWGLKGFDPERISIVLPEGGRRPPGDLELHWSTQLGPEDVPPNEPRRTTLERSLVDAASWAATPRRARALVIAAFQQRLTSVARMRRVLERRGNCRHKSLIIQSVLDARGGIQSLPERDFDVLRLAARLPRPTRQARAKGRDGRYYLDVWWERFNLAVEIHGIPHLAIEQWSDDLHRSNELVIDGRRVLAFSSFSIRHEPDRVIDQLLRATARPAA, via the coding sequence ATGCTCGACGTCCTCACCACGGCCCGTGCCGTCGCCCTCCACGGCAGATCCGTCGTCCGGCAGCGGATTCGCGCCAGGGCATGGCAACAGCCGATGCGTGGCGTGGTCGTCACCCACAACGGGCCCCTCACACCCGACCAGCTCGAGCGCGCCTGGCTGGCCGCCAGCCCGAGTCGCAGCGCGCTGGGTGGACTCACGGCAGCACGGCGCTGGGGGCTGAAGGGCTTCGACCCGGAGCGCATCTCGATCGTCCTGCCCGAAGGCGGCCGGCGGCCGCCGGGCGACCTCGAGCTGCACTGGAGCACCCAGCTGGGCCCCGAGGACGTTCCCCCGAACGAGCCGCGGCGCACGACGCTCGAGCGCAGCCTCGTCGACGCGGCCAGCTGGGCGGCCACTCCTCGGCGCGCCCGCGCCCTCGTGATCGCGGCGTTCCAACAACGGCTCACGAGTGTCGCGCGGATGCGCCGGGTCCTCGAGCGCCGTGGCAACTGCCGTCACAAGTCGCTGATCATCCAGTCGGTCCTCGACGCGCGCGGCGGGATCCAGTCGCTGCCCGAGCGGGACTTCGACGTCCTCCGCCTCGCGGCACGGCTGCCCCGGCCGACCCGCCAGGCACGGGCGAAGGGCCGGGACGGCCGGTACTACCTCGACGTCTGGTGGGAGCGGTTCAACCTCGCCGTCGAGATCCATGGCATCCCGCACCTGGCGATCGAGCAGTGGAGCGACGACCTGCACCGGTCCAACGAGCTGGTCATCGACGGCCGGCGCGTGCTGGCGTTCTCCTCGTTCTCGATCAGGCACGAGCCCGACCGGGTGATCGACCAGCTCCTGCGGGCCACCGCTCGCCCGGCCGCATGA
- the galK gene encoding galactokinase: protein MDDVRRWRVPGRVNLIGEHLDHNGGTALPIAIDRSLLLKARRRDDGTVNLWSRGERASFGTEVSPGDVPGWAAYPAGVVWALRSAGVPVTGADLVLESTLPVGAGLSSSAALTCGVALALDDLAGSGRSREELALLAQRAENDFVGAPTGLMDQYAVLFAEAGHAVHLDFGADPPTTEPVPADWGDAGLVLAVIDTGVHHELAAGEYAERRRECVEAATAAGVESLATIGLDGLLSLTDDTLKARARHVLTETARVRGAVTALRRRDWAQFGAMLTSSHESLRDDFAVSCEELDVAVDAALASGALGARMTGGGFGGSAIALLPPENVDPLRARVEAAFAPRSWAAPHVFTVQPAPAAAREDEG from the coding sequence GTGGATGACGTGCGCCGTTGGCGGGTTCCCGGGCGGGTGAACCTGATCGGTGAGCACCTGGACCACAACGGCGGTACCGCGCTGCCCATCGCGATCGACCGCTCCCTGCTGCTCAAGGCCCGCCGTCGCGACGACGGCACGGTCAACCTGTGGAGCCGCGGCGAGCGCGCCTCGTTCGGCACGGAGGTCTCGCCGGGCGACGTCCCGGGCTGGGCCGCCTATCCCGCCGGCGTCGTGTGGGCACTGCGGTCGGCCGGCGTTCCGGTCACCGGAGCCGACCTCGTGCTCGAGTCGACCCTGCCCGTCGGCGCGGGCCTGTCCTCGTCGGCGGCGCTGACGTGCGGCGTGGCCCTCGCGCTCGACGACCTCGCCGGGTCGGGCCGCTCCCGCGAGGAGCTGGCGTTGCTCGCGCAGCGCGCGGAGAACGACTTCGTCGGCGCCCCCACCGGCCTCATGGACCAGTACGCGGTGCTCTTCGCCGAGGCCGGGCACGCGGTGCACCTCGACTTCGGCGCCGACCCGCCCACCACCGAGCCGGTGCCCGCCGACTGGGGCGATGCCGGGCTCGTCCTCGCCGTGATCGACACCGGCGTCCATCACGAGCTCGCGGCCGGCGAGTACGCGGAGCGCCGGCGCGAGTGCGTCGAGGCGGCGACGGCGGCCGGCGTCGAGTCGCTGGCCACGATCGGCCTCGACGGACTCCTGTCGCTGACCGACGACACGCTGAAGGCGCGCGCCCGCCACGTGCTCACCGAGACCGCCCGCGTGCGCGGTGCCGTCACCGCGCTGCGGCGCCGCGACTGGGCGCAGTTCGGCGCGATGCTGACCTCGTCGCACGAGTCGCTGCGCGACGACTTCGCCGTCTCGTGCGAGGAGCTCGACGTCGCGGTCGACGCCGCCCTCGCCTCCGGCGCGCTGGGCGCCCGGATGACCGGCGGCGGCTTCGGCGGCAGCGCCATCGCCCTGCTCCCGCCGGAGAACGTCGACCCCCTCCGCGCCCGCGTCGAGGCCGCCTTCGCCCCCCGCTCCTGGGCCGCCCCTCACGTCTTCACCGTGCAGCCCGCCCCCGCGGCTGCCCGGGAGGACGAAGGATGA
- the trpS gene encoding tryptophan--tRNA ligase, translating into MSRLPRALSGAQPTADSYHLGNYIGAFMNWVALQDDFEAFYFIPDMHAITVDYDPAQLAERTYVAAAQMIAAGVDPERSALFVQSHVPEHAQLAWILNGVTGFGEASRMTQFKDKSSKAGTEFASVGLFTYPILMAADILVYQADKVPVGEDQRQHVELTRNLAQRFNHRFGETFTVPEAYIVKETAKIYDLQEPTNKMSGSNPVHTGVVDLTDTPKQAAKKIKSAVTDSETEIRYDVKAKPGVSNLLTIYSVLTGRTIDDLVKAYEGKQYGHLKVDLAEIVGELVGTFGARTRELLDDRGELDRILAAGAARAREVAAPTLDLVYERSGFAKPLGGRP; encoded by the coding sequence ATGTCACGCCTCCCTCGTGCGTTGTCCGGCGCCCAGCCGACGGCCGATTCGTACCACCTCGGCAACTACATCGGCGCGTTCATGAACTGGGTCGCCCTCCAGGACGACTTCGAGGCGTTCTACTTCATCCCCGACATGCACGCGATCACCGTGGACTACGACCCGGCGCAGCTCGCGGAGCGCACCTACGTGGCGGCGGCGCAGATGATCGCCGCCGGCGTCGACCCCGAGCGCAGCGCCCTGTTCGTGCAGAGCCACGTACCCGAGCACGCCCAGCTGGCCTGGATCCTCAACGGCGTCACCGGCTTCGGCGAGGCCAGCCGGATGACCCAGTTCAAGGACAAGAGCTCCAAGGCCGGCACCGAGTTCGCCAGCGTGGGCCTGTTCACCTACCCGATCCTGATGGCCGCCGACATCCTCGTCTACCAGGCCGACAAGGTCCCGGTGGGCGAGGACCAGCGCCAGCACGTCGAGCTCACCCGCAACCTCGCCCAGCGGTTCAACCACCGGTTCGGCGAGACCTTCACCGTCCCCGAGGCGTACATCGTCAAGGAGACCGCGAAGATCTACGACCTGCAGGAGCCGACGAACAAGATGAGCGGCTCGAACCCGGTGCACACGGGCGTCGTCGACCTCACCGACACCCCGAAGCAGGCCGCGAAGAAGATCAAGTCCGCGGTCACGGACTCCGAGACCGAGATCCGCTACGACGTGAAGGCCAAGCCGGGCGTCTCCAACCTGCTCACCATCTACTCGGTGCTCACCGGCCGCACGATCGACGACCTCGTCAAGGCGTACGAGGGCAAGCAGTACGGACACCTCAAGGTCGACCTCGCCGAGATCGTCGGCGAGCTCGTGGGCACGTTCGGCGCCCGCACCCGCGAGCTGCTCGACGACCGCGGCGAGCTGGACCGGATCCTGGCGGCGGGCGCGGCCCGTGCCCGCGAGGTGGCGGCGCCCACCCTCGACCTGGTCTACGAGCGCTCCGGCTTCGCCAAGCCGCTGGGCGGCCGCCCGTGA
- a CDS encoding 2'-5' RNA ligase family protein, producing MTITVGVSIAIPEPYGEALRDKRRSFGDEMADRIPSHITLAPPLVVDDDGIESLTEDLRELTEVFSSFRVSLLGTGTFRPISPVVFIAVSEGIAQIETLAEGVRKAIGAPDPEFPFHPHVTIAHNVPDAALDAALNDLIDFRCSFEVDAIHLYVDDPAQGWLPTSTFPLG from the coding sequence GTGACCATCACCGTCGGCGTGTCGATCGCCATCCCCGAGCCGTACGGCGAGGCCCTGCGCGACAAGCGGCGGTCCTTCGGCGACGAGATGGCCGACCGGATCCCCAGCCACATCACGCTGGCTCCGCCGCTCGTGGTCGACGACGACGGGATCGAATCGCTCACCGAGGACCTGCGCGAGCTGACCGAGGTCTTCAGCTCGTTCCGCGTGAGCCTGCTCGGCACCGGCACGTTCCGCCCGATCTCGCCGGTCGTGTTCATCGCGGTGAGCGAGGGCATCGCCCAGATCGAGACCCTCGCCGAGGGCGTGCGCAAGGCCATCGGCGCGCCCGACCCCGAGTTCCCGTTCCACCCGCACGTGACGATCGCGCACAACGTGCCCGACGCGGCGCTCGACGCGGCCCTGAACGACCTCATCGACTTCCGCTGCAGCTTCGAGGTCGACGCGATCCACCTCTACGTCGACGATCCCGCGCAGGGCTGGCTGCCCACCTCGACCTTCCCCCTGGGCTGA
- a CDS encoding LysR substrate-binding domain-containing protein, with protein MQLRHLAYFVAVADERSFTRAADILGVSQPTLSKQIRALENSLGTGLLVRDRAGIELTSAGEALLPHAQRILIEVDNATRSVHEVASLRRGRVRMGATPSMVEGLLAPVLGRFRAEYPAIDLEVHEAGSRDLTAELSAGRIDLALLIVPLASQIPDLETSIVYTERLVLASPADADMPETMDVADLAGLPLVMFREGYDLRDVTLRACARAGFEPRLSVEGGEMGSVLRFVESGLGHAVVPDIVMGTRTGLRRTQLENPPLARSIAVAHRPLDTLPLAARAFRAVLVEALEG; from the coding sequence GTGCAATTGCGTCACCTCGCCTACTTCGTCGCCGTCGCCGACGAGCGGAGCTTCACCCGCGCGGCCGACATCCTCGGCGTCTCGCAGCCCACCCTCTCCAAGCAGATCCGCGCGCTGGAGAACTCCTTGGGCACCGGACTGCTCGTCCGCGACCGCGCCGGCATCGAGCTGACCAGCGCCGGCGAGGCCCTCCTCCCCCACGCCCAGCGCATCCTGATCGAGGTCGACAACGCCACCCGTTCGGTGCACGAGGTGGCCTCGCTGCGCCGGGGCCGGGTGCGGATGGGTGCCACCCCGTCGATGGTCGAGGGCCTGCTCGCCCCCGTGCTGGGGCGGTTCCGCGCCGAGTACCCGGCGATCGACCTGGAGGTCCACGAGGCCGGCTCGCGCGACCTCACGGCGGAGCTGTCGGCCGGGCGCATCGACCTTGCCCTGCTGATCGTGCCGCTCGCCTCGCAGATCCCCGACCTGGAGACCTCGATCGTCTACACCGAGCGACTCGTGCTGGCGAGTCCCGCCGACGCGGACATGCCCGAGACGATGGACGTCGCCGACCTGGCCGGCCTCCCGCTGGTGATGTTCCGCGAGGGGTACGACCTGCGCGACGTCACGCTGCGGGCGTGCGCGCGGGCCGGGTTCGAGCCGCGGCTGTCGGTGGAGGGCGGTGAGATGGGCTCGGTCCTGCGGTTCGTGGAGTCCGGGCTCGGCCATGCCGTCGTGCCCGACATCGTCATGGGCACCCGCACCGGCCTGCGCCGCACCCAGCTGGAGAACCCGCCGCTGGCGCGCAGCATCGCGGTGGCGCACCGGCCGCTCGACACACTCCCCCTCGCGGCCCGCGCCTTCCGCGCCGTCCTGGTGGAAGCGCTGGAGGGCTGA
- a CDS encoding succinate dehydrogenase cytochrome b subunit produces MATSQMTRLPAQRSTVALKFLMAVTGLIMVGYLLLHMYGNLKVFAGQEAFDDYSHHLRTLFQPYLPFGGLLWIIRVVLLLSIVGHAYAAVTLWRRNRKAAGFVGGKRYHSPRGSRGIQRSYASFTLRWGGVVIVLFVIYHLLHLTGNQIHPGGASDSPYERVVNGFEIWWVVLSYTIALLAVGLHLWHGVWSALTTLGANHSGTRVGSRLTPLSWIVAGVITIGFLIPPWAILLGIVD; encoded by the coding sequence GTGGCCACTTCCCAGATGACGCGCCTGCCCGCTCAGCGGTCAACGGTGGCGCTGAAGTTCCTGATGGCGGTGACCGGCCTGATCATGGTCGGCTACCTGCTCCTGCACATGTACGGCAACCTCAAGGTCTTCGCGGGCCAGGAGGCGTTCGACGACTACTCGCACCACCTGCGCACGCTGTTCCAGCCCTACCTGCCGTTCGGCGGTCTGCTGTGGATCATCCGCGTCGTCCTGCTGCTGTCGATCGTCGGGCACGCCTACGCGGCCGTGACCCTGTGGCGCCGGAACCGCAAGGCGGCCGGATTCGTCGGCGGCAAGCGCTACCACTCGCCCCGCGGCTCGCGCGGAATCCAGCGCTCCTACGCGTCCTTCACGCTGCGCTGGGGCGGCGTCGTCATCGTGCTGTTCGTGATCTACCACCTGCTCCACCTGACCGGGAACCAGATCCACCCCGGCGGCGCGAGCGACAGCCCCTACGAGCGCGTCGTCAACGGCTTCGAGATCTGGTGGGTCGTCCTGTCCTACACGATCGCCCTGCTCGCGGTGGGCCTGCACCTGTGGCACGGCGTCTGGAGCGCCCTCACCACGCTCGGCGCCAACCACAGCGGCACCCGGGTGGGCTCACGCCTGACCCCGCTGTCGTGGATCGTCGCGGGCGTCATCACCATCGGCTTCCTGATTCCGCCCTGGGCGATCCTGCTCGGGATCGTCGACTGA